The Apostichopus japonicus isolate 1M-3 chromosome 6, ASM3797524v1, whole genome shotgun sequence genome contains a region encoding:
- the LOC139969053 gene encoding CMP-N-acetylneuraminate-poly-alpha-2,8-sialyltransferase-like isoform X1: MERYCLGLCIIGTVTVGLWYTEYYVQRYSLTINSMACMAEERIDNINTRNTSVQSTATYQRNIFTTRNISSHTALILDEQNEKLFLYEKLLQRKHKFNRRNIETLREGIHQELGSNITNLLFVTQENSPIGSTLPFVYEKGLWKVSSTFYKSLPKKATFDRLTRCSVVGNSGSLLHSNCGKHIDEADFVYRCNAAPLKPFAADAGTKSNLTSFNPSIFEKRYKGIAKQSSLKKFVSDMQQYHGYLWGACFSGRSTLDLCMKAISGYNIKENVFVLAHPYHYKSFHDYWIRRGKKRLPSTGFYYTSDALSRCNETHLYGFWPFPKAFDDISSYNVSYHYFEKLENAWKEPHGMNIEFSILVQLHLLGVVKIHNGKCE; encoded by the exons ATGGAACGATATTGTCTGGGACTGTGTATTATAGGTACTGTAACCGTTGGCTTGTGGTACACCGAGTACTATGTGCAACGATATTCATTGACAATTAATAGCATGGCGTGTATGGCGGAAGAACGAATAGACAATATCAACACAAGGAACACGAGTGTACAGTCAACAGCAACATACCAAAGGAACATCTTTACAACAAG GAATATCTCCAGCCACACTGCCTTAATTTTGGATGAGCAGAATGAGAAATTGTTTCTGTATGAAAAGTTGTTACAACGTAAACACAAATTCAACCGAAGAAACATTGAAACACTGAG GGAAGGAATTCACCAGGAGTTGGGATCAAATATAACTAATCTTTTGTTTGTTACTCAAGAAAATTCTCCGATCGGATCAACCTTACCTTTTGTCTACGAGAAAGGCTTATGGAAAGTGTCATCCACATTTTATAAATCTTTACCAAAG AAAGCTACGTTTGATAGGCTAACCCGGTGCAGTGTGGTGGGCAACAGTGGCTCTCTCCTTCACTCTAATTGTGGAAAGCATATAGACGAAGCTGATTTTGTATACAG GTGTAACGCTGCACCTCTGAAACCTTTTGCAGCTGATGCAGGAACTAAAAGTAACCTCACCTCGTTTAACCCGAGCATCTTTGAAAAAAG ATACAAAGGAATTGCAAAACAGTCCTCTCTGAAGAAGTTTGTATCGGATATGCAGCAGTATCACGGCTATCTGTGGGGAGCCTGTTTCAGTGGCCGTTCTACCTTGGACCTGTGTATGAAAGCAATCAGCGGCTATAACATCAAGGAAAACGTATTTGTGCTAGCTCATCCTTATCATTATAAGTCCTTCCATGACTATTGGATTCGACGTGGAAAGAAGAGGCTCCCCTCTACAG GTTTCTACTACACCAGTGATGCATTAAGTCGCTGTAATGAAACGCACCTTTATGGATTTTGGCCATTTCCAAAAGCATTTGACGATATTTCTTCTTACAATGTTTCGTATCATTACTTTGAAAAGCTCGAAAACGCATGGAAGGAACCCCATGGAATGAACATAGAGTTTTCAATTCTCGTACAGCTTCATCTTCTTGGTGTTGTAAAGATTCACAATGGAAAATGTGAATAA
- the LOC139969067 gene encoding alpha-N-acetylneuraminide alpha-2,8-sialyltransferase-like isoform X1, translated as MGRHCRIERLVIILCFVCTVTVGWWYTEYYVRRYTLTIQGEERIDIVNTRNTSVQDTATYQRNIFTISNISNQTAIFDEQNEKLFLYGKLLQREHKFNGKNIERLREEIHQELGTNITNLLFVTEENSPIGSKLPYVSGKGLWNVPSKFYESLPKNSTFNRLNRCSVVGNSGSLLHSNCGRHIDEADFLYRCNAAPLKPFAADAGAKSNHTSFNPSIFRKRYKGIAKQSFLKKFVPDMLQYHGYLWGACFSRSSTLAMCMKAISGYNIKESVFVLAHPNHFKYFQDYWIRRGKHNYLSTGFYYTSDALSRCNETHLYGFWPFPRAFDDISPYNVSYHYFEKLENAWKEPHAMNIEFSILVQLHLLGVIKIHNGKCE; from the exons ATGGGACGACATTGTCGCATTGAGCGTCTAGTAATTATTCTGTGCTTTGTATGTACTGTAACCGTTGGTTGGTGGTACACCGAGTACTATGTGCGACGATATACATTGACAATTCAAGGCGAAGAACGAATAGACATTGTCAACACAAGGAACACGAGTGTACAGGACACAGCAACATACCAAAGGAACATCTTTACAATAAG TAATATCTCCAACCAAACTGCTATTTTTGATGAGCAGAACGAGAAATTGTTTCTGTATGGAAAATTGTTACAACGTGAACACAAATTCAACGGAAAAAACATTGAAAGACTGAG GGAAGAAATTCACCAGGAGTTGGGAACAAATATAACTAATCTATTGTTTGTTACTGAAGAAAATTCTCCGATCGGATCAAAGTTACCTTATGTCAGTGGGAAAGGCCTCTGGAATGTGCCATCCAAATTTTATGAATCACTACCAAAG aaCTCTACGTTTAATAGGCTAAACCGGTGCAGTGTGGTAGGCAACAGCGGTTCTCTCCTACACTCTAATTGTGGAAGGCATATAGACGAAGCTGATTTTTTATATAG GTGTAACGCTGCACCCTTGAAACCTTTTGCAGCTGATGCAGGAGCTAAAAGTAACCATACCTCTTTCAACCCAAGCATCTTTCGAAAAAG ATACAAAGGAATTGCAAAACAGTCCTTTCTGAAGAAGTTTGTACCGGATATGCTGCAGTATCACGGATATCTGTGGGGAGCGTGTTTCAGTCGCAGTTCTACCTTAGCCATGTGTATGAAAGCAATCAGCGGCTATAACATCAAAGAAAGCGTATTTGTGCTAGCTCATCCGAATCACTTTAAGTACTTTCAAGACTATTGGATTCGACGTGGAAAGCATAACTACCTTTCCACAG GTTTCTACTACACCAGTGATGCATTAAGTCGCTGTAATGAAACGCACCTTTATGGATTTTGGCCATTTCCAAGAGCATTTGACGATATTTCTCCTTACAATGTTTCGTATCATTACTTTGAAAAGCTCGAAAACGCATGGAAGGAACCCCATGCGATGAACATAGAGTTTTCAATTCTCGTGCAGCTTCATCTTCTTGGTGTTATAAAGATTCACAATGGAAAATGTGAATAA
- the LOC139969053 gene encoding alpha-2,8-sialyltransferase 8E-like isoform X2, whose product MERYCLGLCIIGTVTVGLWYTEYYVQRYSLTINSMACMAEERIDNINTRNTSVQSTATYQRNIFTTREGIHQELGSNITNLLFVTQENSPIGSTLPFVYEKGLWKVSSTFYKSLPKKATFDRLTRCSVVGNSGSLLHSNCGKHIDEADFVYRCNAAPLKPFAADAGTKSNLTSFNPSIFEKRYKGIAKQSSLKKFVSDMQQYHGYLWGACFSGRSTLDLCMKAISGYNIKENVFVLAHPYHYKSFHDYWIRRGKKRLPSTGFYYTSDALSRCNETHLYGFWPFPKAFDDISSYNVSYHYFEKLENAWKEPHGMNIEFSILVQLHLLGVVKIHNGKCE is encoded by the exons ATGGAACGATATTGTCTGGGACTGTGTATTATAGGTACTGTAACCGTTGGCTTGTGGTACACCGAGTACTATGTGCAACGATATTCATTGACAATTAATAGCATGGCGTGTATGGCGGAAGAACGAATAGACAATATCAACACAAGGAACACGAGTGTACAGTCAACAGCAACATACCAAAGGAACATCTTTACAACAAG GGAAGGAATTCACCAGGAGTTGGGATCAAATATAACTAATCTTTTGTTTGTTACTCAAGAAAATTCTCCGATCGGATCAACCTTACCTTTTGTCTACGAGAAAGGCTTATGGAAAGTGTCATCCACATTTTATAAATCTTTACCAAAG AAAGCTACGTTTGATAGGCTAACCCGGTGCAGTGTGGTGGGCAACAGTGGCTCTCTCCTTCACTCTAATTGTGGAAAGCATATAGACGAAGCTGATTTTGTATACAG GTGTAACGCTGCACCTCTGAAACCTTTTGCAGCTGATGCAGGAACTAAAAGTAACCTCACCTCGTTTAACCCGAGCATCTTTGAAAAAAG ATACAAAGGAATTGCAAAACAGTCCTCTCTGAAGAAGTTTGTATCGGATATGCAGCAGTATCACGGCTATCTGTGGGGAGCCTGTTTCAGTGGCCGTTCTACCTTGGACCTGTGTATGAAAGCAATCAGCGGCTATAACATCAAGGAAAACGTATTTGTGCTAGCTCATCCTTATCATTATAAGTCCTTCCATGACTATTGGATTCGACGTGGAAAGAAGAGGCTCCCCTCTACAG GTTTCTACTACACCAGTGATGCATTAAGTCGCTGTAATGAAACGCACCTTTATGGATTTTGGCCATTTCCAAAAGCATTTGACGATATTTCTTCTTACAATGTTTCGTATCATTACTTTGAAAAGCTCGAAAACGCATGGAAGGAACCCCATGGAATGAACATAGAGTTTTCAATTCTCGTACAGCTTCATCTTCTTGGTGTTGTAAAGATTCACAATGGAAAATGTGAATAA
- the LOC139969067 gene encoding alpha-N-acetylneuraminide alpha-2,8-sialyltransferase-like isoform X2, which translates to MYCNRWLVVHRVLCATIYIDNSRRRTNRHCQHKEHECTGHSNIPKEHLYNKFKTEHFHQFHHSNISNQTAIFDEQNEKLFLYGKLLQREHKFNGKNIERLREEIHQELGTNITNLLFVTEENSPIGSKLPYVSGKGLWNVPSKFYESLPKNSTFNRLNRCSVVGNSGSLLHSNCGRHIDEADFLYRCNAAPLKPFAADAGAKSNHTSFNPSIFRKRYKGIAKQSFLKKFVPDMLQYHGYLWGACFSRSSTLAMCMKAISGYNIKESVFVLAHPNHFKYFQDYWIRRGKHNYLSTGFYYTSDALSRCNETHLYGFWPFPRAFDDISPYNVSYHYFEKLENAWKEPHAMNIEFSILVQLHLLGVIKIHNGKCE; encoded by the exons ATGTACTGTAACCGTTGGTTGGTGGTACACCGAGTACTATGTGCGACGATATACATTGACAATTCAAGGCGAAGAACGAATAGACATTGTCAACACAAGGAACACGAGTGTACAGGACACAGCAACATACCAAAGGAACATCTTTACAATAAG TTCAAAACTGAGCATTTCCATCAATTTCATCACAGTAATATCTCCAACCAAACTGCTATTTTTGATGAGCAGAACGAGAAATTGTTTCTGTATGGAAAATTGTTACAACGTGAACACAAATTCAACGGAAAAAACATTGAAAGACTGAG GGAAGAAATTCACCAGGAGTTGGGAACAAATATAACTAATCTATTGTTTGTTACTGAAGAAAATTCTCCGATCGGATCAAAGTTACCTTATGTCAGTGGGAAAGGCCTCTGGAATGTGCCATCCAAATTTTATGAATCACTACCAAAG aaCTCTACGTTTAATAGGCTAAACCGGTGCAGTGTGGTAGGCAACAGCGGTTCTCTCCTACACTCTAATTGTGGAAGGCATATAGACGAAGCTGATTTTTTATATAG GTGTAACGCTGCACCCTTGAAACCTTTTGCAGCTGATGCAGGAGCTAAAAGTAACCATACCTCTTTCAACCCAAGCATCTTTCGAAAAAG ATACAAAGGAATTGCAAAACAGTCCTTTCTGAAGAAGTTTGTACCGGATATGCTGCAGTATCACGGATATCTGTGGGGAGCGTGTTTCAGTCGCAGTTCTACCTTAGCCATGTGTATGAAAGCAATCAGCGGCTATAACATCAAAGAAAGCGTATTTGTGCTAGCTCATCCGAATCACTTTAAGTACTTTCAAGACTATTGGATTCGACGTGGAAAGCATAACTACCTTTCCACAG GTTTCTACTACACCAGTGATGCATTAAGTCGCTGTAATGAAACGCACCTTTATGGATTTTGGCCATTTCCAAGAGCATTTGACGATATTTCTCCTTACAATGTTTCGTATCATTACTTTGAAAAGCTCGAAAACGCATGGAAGGAACCCCATGCGATGAACATAGAGTTTTCAATTCTCGTGCAGCTTCATCTTCTTGGTGTTATAAAGATTCACAATGGAAAATGTGAATAA